The following are encoded in a window of Salinigranum halophilum genomic DNA:
- a CDS encoding DHH family phosphoesterase, translated as MSRPSRLVLGWSPVAREVVRSARTRPGTLHVVSEARSRVDSLRDDGVDARVGDPTDPETYPDDVTTVVVAGTDGERNRVAAEVAREQFSDALVVAYAGDDPHEETVAALDAVADRVVDPHGSVARAFLDTATGETVTRVTRLLRVLRTIDGTLAVVMHDNPDPDAIASALALVRIADLVGIDAVPCYFGEVSHQENRALINLLDLSLRNLEPGATMDEYDGIALVDHSRPGVNDGLAPDTRVDIAIDHHPPRAPVEARCLDLRSGVGATSTLLTEYLRRLRIEPDTTLATALLFGIRIDTKDFSREVSNADFEAASFLSPYVDHSALDRIEAPSMGPEVLDTLARAIRNREVRGDALATNVGEIADRDALAQAADRLLDMEGVRLTLVYGYRDDTLYASGRARGTAVDLGETLRDAFGSIGSAGGHADMAGAQVDLGVWDAAYVEGDDEFEELVTEVMNARFFETLETAPASLSSVHSELGFEYPFER; from the coding sequence ATGTCGCGGCCAAGCCGTCTGGTGCTCGGATGGAGCCCGGTCGCCCGCGAGGTCGTCCGGTCCGCCCGGACGCGTCCGGGGACGCTCCACGTCGTCTCGGAGGCCCGGAGTCGCGTGGACTCGCTGCGCGACGACGGTGTCGACGCGAGGGTGGGCGACCCGACCGACCCGGAGACGTACCCCGACGACGTGACGACGGTCGTCGTCGCGGGCACGGACGGCGAACGCAACCGTGTCGCCGCCGAGGTCGCACGTGAGCAGTTCTCGGACGCGCTCGTCGTCGCGTACGCGGGTGACGACCCACACGAGGAGACCGTCGCCGCGCTCGACGCCGTCGCCGACCGCGTCGTCGACCCGCACGGGTCAGTGGCGAGGGCGTTCCTCGACACCGCGACGGGGGAGACGGTGACGCGCGTCACCCGACTCCTGCGCGTCCTCCGGACCATCGACGGGACGCTGGCCGTCGTGATGCACGACAATCCCGACCCGGACGCTATCGCGTCGGCGCTCGCACTCGTGCGCATCGCGGACCTGGTCGGTATCGACGCCGTCCCCTGTTACTTCGGCGAGGTCTCTCACCAGGAGAACCGGGCGCTCATCAACCTGCTCGACCTCTCGCTCCGGAACCTCGAACCGGGCGCGACGATGGACGAGTACGACGGCATCGCCCTCGTCGACCACTCGCGCCCCGGCGTCAACGACGGGCTCGCACCCGACACGCGCGTCGACATCGCCATCGACCACCACCCCCCGCGCGCGCCGGTCGAAGCGCGCTGTCTCGACCTGCGGAGCGGGGTCGGCGCGACGAGCACGCTCCTGACGGAGTATCTGCGTCGGCTCCGCATCGAACCCGACACGACGCTCGCGACCGCCCTGTTGTTCGGAATCCGCATCGACACGAAGGACTTCTCGCGGGAGGTGTCGAACGCGGACTTCGAGGCGGCGTCGTTCCTCAGTCCGTACGTCGACCACTCGGCGCTCGACCGCATCGAGGCCCCGAGCATGGGACCGGAGGTCCTCGACACGCTCGCGCGGGCCATCCGTAACCGCGAGGTGCGTGGCGACGCGCTGGCGACGAACGTCGGTGAAATCGCCGACCGCGACGCGCTCGCGCAGGCGGCCGACCGTCTCCTCGACATGGAAGGCGTTCGCCTCACGCTCGTCTACGGCTACCGCGACGACACCCTCTACGCCTCCGGCCGCGCCCGCGGGACCGCCGTCGACCTCGGCGAGACGCTGCGCGACGCGTTCGGCTCCATCGGGAGCGCCGGCGGCCACGCCGACATGGCCGGCGCGCAGGTCGACCTCGGCGTCTGGGACGCGGCGTACGTCGAGGGCGACGATGAGTTCGAAGAACTCGTCACGGAGGTCATGAACGCCCGCTTCTTCGAGACGCTCGAGACCGCGCCGGCGTCGCTGTCGAGCGTCCACAGCGAACTCGGGTTCGAGTACCCCTTCGAGCGGTGA
- a CDS encoding CBS pair associated ParBc domain-containing protein, with product MPGKATVQEYMTRDVATVSPTDTVAAVARRIVESDGHNGFPVCEARKVEGFITASDLLLAADDALIFTVMTEDLIVAHPDMDINDAARVILRSGIRKLPVVDDAGNLVGIISNTDVIRSQIERATPEKVGKLMRTLEQIHGIKVHEERNVVPLDGLIPTQARVYADELEGRQYELERGLAEPLVVIDNAGTNLLADGHHRVMAADRLGIEEMDAYVIVVDDPVELGMERTARKEGLESIRDIEVVDYARHPLVETTRRLQ from the coding sequence ATGCCCGGGAAGGCGACCGTCCAGGAGTACATGACCCGTGACGTCGCGACGGTCTCACCGACGGACACCGTCGCCGCCGTCGCGCGGCGTATCGTCGAGAGCGACGGCCACAACGGCTTCCCCGTCTGTGAGGCGCGCAAGGTCGAGGGGTTCATCACCGCGAGCGACCTGCTTCTCGCCGCCGACGACGCCCTCATCTTCACCGTGATGACGGAGGACCTCATCGTCGCCCATCCGGATATGGACATCAACGACGCCGCGCGCGTCATCCTCCGGTCGGGCATCCGCAAACTGCCCGTCGTCGACGACGCCGGCAACCTCGTCGGTATCATCTCCAACACGGACGTCATCCGCTCACAGATCGAGCGCGCGACGCCCGAGAAGGTGGGGAAGCTGATGCGCACCCTCGAACAGATACACGGTATCAAGGTCCACGAGGAGCGAAACGTCGTCCCGCTCGACGGCCTCATCCCGACGCAAGCGCGTGTCTACGCCGACGAACTCGAGGGCAGACAGTACGAACTCGAGCGGGGGCTCGCCGAACCGCTCGTCGTCATCGACAACGCGGGGACAAACCTGCTCGCGGACGGCCATCACCGGGTCATGGCGGCCGACAGGCTGGGCATCGAGGAGATGGACGCCTACGTCATCGTCGTCGACGACCCCGTCGAGTTGGGGATGGAGCGAACCGCGCGGAAGGAGGGGCTCGAGTCGATTCGCGACATCGAGGTCGTCGACTACGCCCGTCACCCGCTCGTGGAGACGACGCGTCGACTCCAGTGA
- a CDS encoding DUF7543 family protein, producing the protein MTWTETNDERNVHTEWVRDDGWATIRLRTRHDGWIVRLDRLTQAPEGSLYLDERAETRDEAERVAAEWRETYDVAER; encoded by the coding sequence GTGACCTGGACCGAGACGAACGACGAACGGAACGTACACACCGAGTGGGTGCGCGACGACGGCTGGGCGACCATCCGCCTCCGAACGCGCCACGACGGGTGGATTGTCCGCCTCGACCGACTCACGCAGGCTCCGGAGGGGTCGTTGTACCTCGACGAGCGCGCCGAGACCCGCGACGAGGCCGAGCGAGTTGCCGCCGAGTGGCGGGAGACGTACGACGTCGCGGAGCGGTAA
- a CDS encoding DUF7544 domain-containing protein, which translates to MSWNAVDSLDDARAATESLLLPLSWRTWLRLVVVTFFVGGVGGGGGAGQAAQGAVSSPSPPETALHSLELPPVPTLAPERVGALIVVIVAITVVLALGYVVAGAVMEFVLVESLRTRQVDLRRPFRQFLVPGLRLFAFRTLVLLGLLASAAIPVAFFISPAPVAGAGWRVVLLPLLLAGVGVVWLVGALVLRLTTDFVVPTMVGEGRTLLSAWRRFAPLCRAAWREVALYLVVRLVLGAAAAVVVGLAVGLGALVVAIPFALVGGGVVATVGVQGIGLVVLGVLAVGFTLLVAVLSVVVQVPVVTYFRYYGLALLGRLDERLDFVGRSS; encoded by the coding sequence ATGTCGTGGAACGCGGTCGACTCGCTCGACGACGCTCGGGCCGCGACGGAGTCGCTGCTTCTCCCCCTCTCGTGGCGGACGTGGCTCCGACTCGTCGTCGTGACGTTCTTCGTCGGTGGTGTCGGCGGTGGTGGCGGTGCAGGGCAGGCGGCACAGGGAGCCGTCTCCTCGCCGTCGCCGCCGGAGACCGCCCTGCACAGCCTCGAGTTGCCCCCGGTGCCGACGCTCGCGCCCGAGCGCGTGGGTGCGCTCATCGTCGTCATCGTCGCCATCACCGTCGTCCTCGCGCTCGGCTACGTGGTCGCCGGGGCGGTCATGGAGTTCGTCCTCGTCGAGTCGTTGCGGACGCGGCAGGTCGACCTCCGACGGCCGTTCCGTCAGTTCCTCGTCCCCGGACTCCGCCTGTTCGCCTTCCGGACGCTCGTCCTCCTCGGACTGCTCGCCAGCGCCGCCATCCCGGTCGCCTTCTTCATCAGCCCGGCTCCCGTCGCCGGGGCCGGCTGGCGTGTCGTGCTCCTCCCGCTTCTGCTCGCTGGTGTCGGCGTCGTCTGGCTCGTCGGGGCGCTCGTCCTCCGACTCACGACGGACTTCGTCGTCCCGACGATGGTCGGCGAGGGACGGACACTCCTGTCGGCGTGGCGTCGGTTCGCCCCGCTCTGTCGGGCGGCGTGGCGTGAGGTCGCGCTCTACCTCGTCGTCCGACTGGTCCTCGGTGCGGCCGCCGCCGTCGTCGTCGGCCTCGCCGTCGGTCTCGGTGCGCTCGTCGTCGCGATTCCCTTCGCACTCGTCGGCGGCGGCGTCGTCGCTACCGTCGGGGTCCAGGGGATCGGCCTGGTCGTCCTCGGCGTCCTCGCCGTCGGGTTCACGCTGCTCGTCGCCGTCTTGAGCGTCGTCGTGCAGGTGCCCGTCGTGACCTACTTCCGGTACTACGGGCTGGCGCTCCTGGGGCGACTGGACGAACGACTGGACTTCGTGGGGCGGTCGTCGTGA
- a CDS encoding M24 family metallopeptidase, with amino-acid sequence MTVHERRTRACQERLRERGAALAVLAPGANLRYLTGVAETPSERLFCCLLPPTGDPAFVVPELSSEQVREATWVSTVRSWRDGDDPVDTLDAAVDECVADAGRVLLDGTMWARHTLDVQSVLGGRTFGLAEEVLGPLRARKDETELDALRRAGAVADEVMASLFADAGSLVGESEAALAREVERRLVDAGGEGVSFEPIVAAGPNGAKPHHHHGTRTVEPGDPVVFDFGTRVDGYPSDTTRTVVLDGTPSSEFEAVHEVVRAAQAAAVEAVDPGVEARAVDRAARDVIEAAGYGEQFVHRTGHGVGLDVHEEPYVSADSTATLEPGMVFSVEPGVYLPDEFGVRIEDLVVVTDDGCERLNDSSRDWRVGG; translated from the coding sequence GTGACTGTACACGAGCGACGAACCAGGGCCTGTCAGGAGCGCCTTCGGGAGCGGGGAGCGGCCCTCGCCGTGCTCGCGCCCGGCGCGAACCTCCGGTACCTGACCGGCGTGGCGGAGACCCCCTCCGAACGGCTGTTCTGCTGTCTCCTCCCCCCGACCGGCGACCCCGCCTTCGTCGTCCCCGAACTCTCGAGCGAACAGGTTCGCGAGGCGACCTGGGTCTCGACCGTACGAAGCTGGCGCGACGGCGACGACCCGGTGGACACGCTCGACGCCGCGGTCGACGAGTGTGTCGCCGACGCGGGGCGGGTGCTCCTCGACGGGACGATGTGGGCGCGACACACCCTCGACGTCCAGTCCGTCCTCGGCGGCCGGACGTTCGGCCTGGCCGAGGAGGTACTCGGCCCGCTCCGGGCCCGAAAAGACGAGACGGAACTCGACGCGCTGCGCCGCGCCGGTGCCGTCGCCGACGAGGTGATGGCGAGCCTCTTCGCCGATGCCGGCTCCCTCGTCGGCGAGTCGGAGGCCGCACTCGCGCGCGAGGTGGAGCGCCGACTCGTCGACGCCGGCGGCGAGGGCGTCTCCTTCGAGCCCATCGTCGCCGCCGGACCGAACGGCGCGAAGCCACATCACCACCACGGGACACGGACCGTCGAACCGGGCGACCCCGTCGTCTTCGACTTCGGGACGCGCGTCGATGGCTACCCGAGCGACACCACCCGGACGGTCGTCCTCGATGGCACACCGTCGAGCGAGTTCGAGGCGGTCCACGAGGTGGTTCGAGCGGCACAGGCCGCGGCCGTCGAGGCCGTCGACCCCGGCGTCGAAGCCCGTGCGGTCGACCGGGCCGCCCGCGACGTCATCGAGGCCGCGGGGTACGGCGAGCAGTTCGTCCACCGGACCGGCCACGGCGTCGGGCTCGACGTCCACGAGGAGCCGTACGTCAGCGCGGACTCGACGGCGACGCTCGAGCCGGGGATGGTGTTCAGCGTCGAACCCGGCGTGTATCTGCCCGACGAGTTCGGCGTCCGCATCGAGGACCTCGTCGTCGTCACCGACGACGGCTGTGAGCGACTGAACGACTCGTCGCGCGACTGGCGAGTCGGCGGCTAG
- a CDS encoding sensor histidine kinase, whose product MVAASLLAAVALAVGVAVAAVRERAVVAGTPLAVLMLLVAAWCVSYGGELFAADAVVRRRFSHVSLVAVAYVPVAWLVFAVEYTGRGPRVTPRLAVALLVVPTVTAALAVAGHPLLLAPADGDVLTTGRGPWFWVHAAYSYLLLGAGTVLFVLMYVVSSDRSRHALAVLAAVAVPWMANALFLSGTVDLPLDPTPFGFVVTGVVLTVSLAEWGLFDSLPVAREVARDAVIETMDDGVVVLSEDGRVLDTNRVAEDLLATLDSFDDHLANLPTEVELTRDGERRRYELRESSFEHLRGLVSGRLVTIRDVTRTYRHQQRLAVLNRILRHDLRNDLNVIQGHAELIATDPSATADSSAVIRSKATRLVDLATKVREAEQTLGRTDRLVTAVDVGDLVTERVTEARRERPFAEFALDVPDEPVVVQSSDLLGVALDNLLENAVIHTTSLSPTVEVAVRRVGDSAVEVAVADYGPGIPPQERNVLVDGRETPLEHGSGIGLWLVNWIVSESRGTVSFGENDPTGSVVTLRLPLANARERS is encoded by the coding sequence ATGGTAGCAGCGTCGCTCCTGGCCGCCGTCGCGCTCGCGGTCGGCGTCGCCGTCGCGGCCGTCCGAGAGCGAGCCGTCGTCGCAGGAACCCCACTCGCGGTGTTGATGCTGCTCGTCGCCGCGTGGTGTGTCAGCTACGGCGGCGAACTGTTCGCGGCCGACGCGGTCGTTCGACGTCGCTTCTCGCACGTCTCGCTCGTCGCCGTCGCGTACGTCCCGGTCGCGTGGCTCGTCTTCGCCGTCGAGTACACGGGACGCGGGCCGCGCGTGACGCCGCGGCTGGCTGTCGCGCTCCTCGTGGTCCCGACGGTGACGGCCGCCCTCGCCGTCGCCGGACACCCGCTCCTTCTCGCACCCGCCGATGGGGACGTGCTGACGACGGGCCGCGGCCCGTGGTTCTGGGTACACGCCGCGTACTCGTATCTGCTGCTCGGGGCCGGGACGGTCCTGTTCGTGCTGATGTACGTCGTTTCGAGCGACCGCTCGCGGCACGCTCTCGCCGTCCTCGCGGCCGTCGCCGTCCCCTGGATGGCGAACGCCCTCTTCCTCTCGGGGACGGTCGACCTCCCCCTCGACCCGACGCCGTTCGGCTTCGTCGTCACCGGGGTCGTCCTCACCGTGTCGCTCGCCGAGTGGGGCCTGTTCGACAGCCTCCCCGTCGCCCGCGAGGTCGCCCGCGACGCGGTCATCGAGACGATGGACGACGGCGTCGTCGTCCTCTCGGAGGACGGCCGCGTGCTGGACACGAACCGGGTCGCCGAGGACCTCCTCGCGACCCTCGACTCGTTCGACGACCACCTCGCGAACCTCCCGACCGAGGTCGAACTCACCCGGGACGGCGAGCGCCGTCGGTACGAACTCCGGGAGTCGTCGTTCGAGCACCTCCGCGGCCTCGTCAGCGGTCGGCTCGTCACGATACGCGACGTCACCCGGACGTACCGCCACCAGCAACGGCTCGCGGTGCTCAACCGCATCCTCCGACACGACCTCCGGAACGACCTGAACGTCATCCAGGGCCACGCCGAACTCATCGCGACGGACCCCTCGGCCACGGCGGACTCCTCGGCGGTCATCCGGTCGAAGGCGACCCGCCTCGTCGACCTCGCCACGAAGGTCCGCGAGGCCGAACAGACGCTCGGGCGGACCGACCGCCTCGTCACTGCGGTCGACGTCGGCGACCTCGTCACGGAGCGCGTCACCGAGGCGCGCCGGGAGCGACCGTTCGCCGAGTTCGCACTCGACGTCCCCGACGAGCCGGTCGTGGTGCAGTCGAGTGACCTGCTCGGCGTGGCGCTCGACAACCTCCTCGAGAACGCCGTCATCCACACGACGTCGCTCTCGCCGACGGTCGAGGTGGCGGTCCGTCGTGTCGGCGACTCGGCGGTCGAGGTCGCCGTCGCGGACTACGGCCCCGGCATCCCGCCGCAAGAACGGAACGTGCTGGTCGACGGGCGGGAGACGCCGCTCGAACACGGGAGCGGCATCGGGCTCTGGCTCGTCAACTGGATCGTCTCGGAGTCGCGAGGGACAGTCTCGTTCGGCGAGAACGACCCGACCGGAAGCGTCGTCACCCTCCGCCTCCCGCTCGCGAACGCCCGTGAGCGCTCGTGA
- a CDS encoding serine hydrolase domain-containing protein, translating into MPRLSSADRDRLRAAFDRQLDVGLHDGAQLAVYVDGELAVDFAGGTDGRGGETTADTRHLVFSCTKPYAGVGLHQLVEAGELAYDDPVVDHWPDFADEGSEKAEITVRQVLSHTAGIPASDLDTQPELWGDWDAVVEAMEAVEPQFPPGEQPAYHTFNYGWLVGELIRRVSGQPVEEYVAEHVFDPLGMDRTSIGLRADEEDDVAALSGFEVFDRCRDPGEGLGIPASESAAAFNDEAVHRAVMPAANGIGTARDMARFYACVANGGELDGTRLLSEETVEEATRTHAETDSDGTLSRPARYALGFWTGGLANDMFGSVSHERMVGHAGLGSIFGWADLDANVGFAYVTNGIREESWEHAARVAELSDAVRLLLRR; encoded by the coding sequence ATGCCACGGCTCTCTTCCGCGGACCGTGACCGACTCCGTGCCGCGTTCGACCGACAACTCGACGTCGGCCTCCACGACGGAGCCCAGTTGGCCGTCTACGTCGACGGGGAACTCGCCGTCGACTTCGCCGGCGGGACCGACGGTCGCGGCGGCGAGACCACTGCGGACACGCGCCACCTCGTCTTCTCGTGCACGAAACCGTACGCGGGCGTGGGCCTCCACCAGCTCGTCGAGGCGGGCGAACTCGCTTACGACGACCCCGTCGTCGACCACTGGCCCGACTTCGCCGACGAGGGGAGCGAGAAGGCCGAAATCACCGTCCGACAGGTGCTGAGTCACACTGCGGGCATCCCCGCGAGTGACCTCGACACCCAGCCCGAACTGTGGGGTGACTGGGACGCCGTGGTGGAGGCGATGGAGGCCGTCGAGCCGCAGTTCCCTCCGGGTGAGCAACCGGCGTACCACACGTTCAACTACGGCTGGCTGGTGGGCGAACTCATCAGGCGAGTGAGCGGCCAACCCGTCGAGGAGTACGTCGCAGAACACGTGTTCGACCCGCTGGGGATGGACCGGACGTCCATCGGTCTGCGTGCCGACGAGGAGGACGACGTCGCTGCCCTCTCGGGCTTCGAGGTGTTCGACCGGTGTCGCGACCCCGGTGAGGGGCTCGGTATCCCGGCGTCGGAGTCGGCGGCCGCGTTCAACGACGAGGCGGTCCACCGCGCCGTGATGCCGGCCGCGAACGGTATCGGGACCGCCCGCGACATGGCGCGCTTTTACGCCTGTGTCGCGAACGGGGGCGAACTGGACGGGACGCGACTCCTCTCCGAGGAGACGGTCGAAGAGGCGACCCGGACACACGCCGAGACCGACAGCGACGGGACCCTGTCGCGGCCGGCGCGGTACGCGCTCGGCTTCTGGACCGGCGGCCTCGCGAACGACATGTTCGGGTCGGTCAGCCACGAGCGGATGGTCGGTCACGCCGGCCTCGGGAGCATCTTCGGGTGGGCGGACCTCGACGCGAACGTGGGGTTCGCCTACGTCACGAACGGTATCCGCGAGGAGTCGTGGGAGCACGCGGCGCGCGTGGCGGAGCTGTCAGACGCGGTGCGGCTGTTGCTCCGGCGCTGA
- a CDS encoding phosphotransacetylase family protein, translating to MTEPQTQTLLVTSTGESTGKTAITLALGLLAKERGRDVGYMKPKGTRLQSNVGKTLDRDPMLARDLLDLDSEMHQMEPIVYSPTFVQGAIRGHEEPGALADNVREQFDALAEGRDLMLVEGGGHHTTGGIVDLTDPQVADLLDARVLLVADYADPGDLDDVLAATSDIGDRLAGVLFNRVSDSAYDELENDVVPFLESRGVPVVGLVPRVQELAGVTVADLASELGAEIVNDAPTGAFVERFLVGAMGGDEALRYFRRTKDAAVITGGDRAEIHTAALEAPGVKCLLLTGAHRPPGAVIGKAEQKGVPVLMVSGDTLSVVERCEDVVHSGRTRDTETVEQMRTLLFEHTDVDSLVGAATADANANDGSDADAEDEDADEA from the coding sequence ATGACTGAACCCCAGACCCAGACACTACTCGTCACCTCGACCGGAGAGAGCACAGGCAAGACGGCCATCACCCTCGCGCTCGGCCTCCTGGCGAAAGAGCGTGGCCGCGACGTCGGCTACATGAAGCCGAAAGGGACGCGCCTGCAGTCGAACGTCGGCAAGACGCTCGACCGCGACCCGATGCTCGCGCGCGACCTGCTCGACCTCGACTCGGAGATGCACCAGATGGAGCCCATCGTCTACTCGCCGACGTTCGTCCAGGGCGCTATCCGCGGCCACGAAGAGCCCGGCGCGCTCGCCGACAACGTCCGCGAACAGTTCGACGCGCTCGCCGAGGGGCGAGACCTTATGCTCGTCGAGGGTGGCGGCCACCACACCACCGGGGGCATCGTCGACCTCACCGACCCGCAGGTCGCCGACCTCCTCGACGCACGAGTGCTTCTCGTCGCCGACTACGCGGACCCGGGCGATCTCGACGACGTCCTCGCGGCCACGTCCGACATCGGTGACCGGCTGGCTGGCGTCCTGTTCAACCGCGTCTCCGACTCCGCGTACGACGAACTCGAGAACGACGTCGTCCCGTTCCTCGAATCGCGCGGCGTCCCGGTCGTCGGCCTCGTCCCGCGCGTGCAGGAACTGGCCGGCGTCACCGTCGCCGACCTCGCCTCCGAACTCGGGGCCGAGATCGTCAACGACGCGCCGACCGGCGCGTTCGTCGAGCGCTTCCTCGTCGGGGCGATGGGCGGCGACGAGGCGCTGCGGTACTTCCGGCGGACGAAGGACGCCGCGGTCATCACCGGCGGTGACCGCGCGGAAATACACACGGCCGCGCTGGAGGCACCGGGCGTGAAGTGTCTGCTCCTCACCGGGGCGCACCGCCCGCCGGGTGCGGTCATCGGCAAGGCCGAACAGAAGGGCGTCCCCGTCCTCATGGTCAGCGGCGACACCCTCTCGGTCGTCGAACGGTGTGAAGACGTCGTCCACAGCGGACGGACCCGCGACACGGAGACGGTCGAACAGATGCGCACCCTCCTGTTCGAACACACCGACGTCGATTCGCTCGTCGGCGCAGCGACTGCGGACGCGAACGCGAACGACGGCAGCGACGCCGACGCCGAGGACGAAGACGCGGACGAGGCGTAG